One stretch of Zingiber officinale cultivar Zhangliang chromosome 6B, Zo_v1.1, whole genome shotgun sequence DNA includes these proteins:
- the LOC121991006 gene encoding agamous-like MADS-box protein AGL6, with protein MARLVGNVRKSEGRENNTEISDLVLRIGRGRVEVRRIENKINRQVTFSKRKVGLLKKAYELSVLYDIELSLIIFSSRGKLFDFSTASRYWIGKCRESSKVKELLHVEESKLEEDEDQLALDSVL; from the exons ATGGCACGATTGGTCGGCAACGTGAGGAaatccgaaggaagagagaacaaCACCGAGATCTCTGATCTTGT GTTGAGGATCGGGCGGGGGAGGGTTGAGGTGAGGAGAATAGAGAACAAGATCAATAGGCAGGTGACCTTCTCCAAGAGGAAGGTCGGGCTGCTGAAGAAGGCCTACGAGCTCTCTGTCCTCTACGACATCGAACTCTCCCTCATCATCTTCTCCAGCCGCGGCAAGCTCTTCGACTTCTCCACCGCCTCCAg ATACTGGATTGGGAAgtgcagagaatcaagcaaggtcaAGGAGTTGCTTCATGTGGAGGAATCAAAACTAGAGGAGGACGAGG ATCAGTTGGCACTCGATTCTGTGCTTTAG